Within the Nocardioides humi genome, the region TCGTACTCATCACGGCGGCGGCCACCCTCGTCGCCTTCCTCTACAACATGTCCGCCGCCCTCCTCGGCGGCGTCGAGATCACCCTCGCCGAGGACAACTGAGCTGGCGTTTTGTCGGCGCCTCGCCCGCTCCGGTAAGGTCTGTCCTCGGCTTGCTGCCGCGGGGCTTCCACCCAGAGCAGCGAGTCACCCGGGCCTATAGCTCAGACGGTTAGAGCACCACACTGATAATGTGGGGGTCAGAGGTTCAAGTCCTCTTAGGCCCACGGAAAGCCCCGGCTGCGTACATCGCGGACCGGGGCTTCTTCGAAGGAGGAGCAGATCATGAAGAAGGTTCTTCTCGCCGTCTTCGGCGTGGTCGGCATCGTCATCGCCGGCAAGAAGCTCCAGGAGAGCAGGGCCGAACAGGCCCTGTGGGCCGAGGCCACCGACACCCTCCCTAAGAACTGAATCGACCGCTCGGGCTCGCCCGAGTGAGGGGCCTTGGCGCAATTGGTAGCGCACCTGCTTTGCAAGCAGGGGGTTGCGAGTTCGAGTCTCGTAGGCTCCACCAGAGAAACCGCAGGTCAGCCTGCGGTTTCTTTCATTTCAAGAGTGCTCTGGTTCGGTTCGAGTCCGGGCGCTAGGGGGACTGTAGGGGGAAGGAAGCGGAGGCGGCACCGAGGATCGCCTCCCGGAAGGGAGCAGGGCGCACGAGGCCAGGAAACAGCTGGGAGCCCGTCTCGAGCTGCCACGTCGAAGGGGACTGCTCGCGAGCGCCGCGTGTATTGCACTCCGCCCCCGACGAGCACTTTGGGGCATGGCTTCAGGGCTGGGGTGTGGTGCGGGCTCCCCTTTGCTCGATCCCGTCCAAATCGTCGGGCGTCGTCACTAAGGTCTACTGATGTGACAGAAGTTGTGATTCCGCGCGCCGCCGCCCTGCCCGAAGTCGGACAGATCGTGACCGTGCGTGGAGCCAACTGGGCGGTCGTCGACGTGCAGCAGCAGGGCCTTGGGCGCAGCACTGCGGACGACGCCTCCGCGCAGCTGCAGCACGCTGTCACCCTTCAGTCGGTCCAAGAGGACCGGCTTGGACACGAGCTTCGAGTGGTGTGGGAGCTCGAGCAGGGGCGGAGCGCGTCGGCACATCGCGGCCTGCCCGATGAGCTCGACCCTGAGAAGTTCGACGACCCCAACAGGCTCGCCGCATTCATCGATGCCCTGCGTTGGGGTGCGATCACCAGCGCTGACGATGGCACCGTCCAAGCCCCGTTCCGCAGTGGCGCCAACGTCGAGCCCTACCAGCTCACCCCACTCAAGCGAGCCCTGGCCAGCCCCCGCGCCAACCTGCTGCTCGCCGACGATGTCGGCCTCGGGAAAACGATCGAGGCGGGTCTGGTGATCCAGGAGCTCCTCCTGCGGCACCGCGCGCGCACCGTGATTGTGGTGTGTCCTGCCGGCTTGGTCTTCAAGTGGCAGGACGAGATGCAGGAGAAGTTCGGCCTCGACTTCACAGTCGTCAACTCGGACACGATGAAGGAGGTACGCCGATCCCACGGAGTGCACGCGAACCCGTTCACTCTCTTCCCACGGATCATCGTCTCGATGGCCTGGTTGCCGGGACAGCGTGCCCAGCGTCAGCTGCGCGACGCGTTCGCCGGCAGTATCCATCGATTCGCCTTCGACATCCTCGTCGTCGACGAGGCACACCACATTGCGCCGAGCAGTCCCGTGCGCACTGACAAGGTGGGACAAGAGCGTCGTGGCTACGCGGTTGACTCGCAGCGCACTCGGGCCGTTCGCGAGATCGCCGAGCGCTCCGAACACCGCCTCTTCCTCAGCGCTACGCCGCACAACGGTTATACAGAGTCCTTCACGGCGCTGCTCGAGATGATCGATCCGCAGCGTTTCGTCCGTGGCAACAAGATCGACCCGGCTGCCCTTGAAGAGGTCGCAGTACGCCGCCTCAAACTAGACCTCAAGGAGGCGAAGGGCTTCGTCGACCGCAAGGTCAGCCAGCTGCCCTACACCCCGTCCGCCGATGAGTCGACGGCCTACGACCGACTGCTCGCCTTCACCCAGCGTCGCGACAAGGCGGTCGCGGCGGACGGCGGAAGCCGGTCAGCCCGTGACATGGCGACGCTGCTGTTGAAGAAGCGTTTCTTCTCGTCACCGGTGGCGTTCGCCCGCACCGTCGATGTCTACCGCGACACCCGGACCAGAGGACTGGATGTCGACTTCGACCTCGACTACGACGAGATCTTCGGCCCGGACGCGGACGAGCTAGAGGAGGGCAAGACCGACCAGCCTGAGCTAGAGGCCCTCCGCGAAGCAAAGAGCTCGTTGCCGCCGCTCACGGACGCCGACGTCGAGGACCTCGACTGGCTCAGCGACTGGGGTCACCGCTTTGAAGGCCGACCCGACTCCCGGCTCGAAGCATTGCTCTCCTACATCGAGGGCACCCTTCGTTCGCATGGCGACTGGAACAACGAGCGCCTGGTGGTCTTCACGGAGTACGTCGACACCCTCCGCTGGATCCGTGACATCCTCCGCCAACAGGGCTTCGAAGACGAGCGCATCGAGATCATCGAAGGCAGCACAGATGCTGAGACCCGTGAACTCATCCGCGCTCGATTCAACGAGAGACCGGCCAAGACCCCCGTCCGGATCCTGCTGGCGACCGACGCAGCAGGGGAGGGGATCGACCTCCAGAACCACTGCCACCGACTCGTCAACTTCGACATTCCGTTCAACCCAAACCGCCTCGAGCAGCGGATCGGCCGCGTAGACAGGTATGGGCAGACCAACGCCCCTGACATTCGCCACTTCGCGCCGGTCATGGGAGGGGAATCGGCTCTCAGCAAGGACGTGGATCTGCTCGCGCGAGTGGCACTCAAGATCGACCAGATCATGCGAGACCTGGGTTCGGCGAACGAGATCATCGCCCCCGATCTGCAGCGCCAGTTCGGCGGCGACGTGATCAAGAGCCGCCGAGCCCAGGCGGAGAAGGACCCGATCGCCGGCATGATGAGCGGCGAGAAGGTGCTCAACGCCGAGTTGGCCCGCCTGGAGCAGAACCTCTCTGAGAGTCGTGAGCGGCTTCACCTGCGCCCTGAGAACCTTCAGCGCGTTGTCGAGACGGCGTTCGAGCTCAACCACCTCCCGCCTCTCGAGCTGGTCGGTTCCGAAGACAGCGACGTGCCCGTGTTCCAGCTGCCGAACCTCGACAACTCCTGGGAGCAGGTCACACGAGGCCTCTACACACGGCTCGATCAGAACAAGCCGCGGCCGATCGCGTTCGATCCCAAGGTGCTGACCGAGGACCCGAACGTCGTCTACATGCACCTGGGATCGCCGCTTCTCCAGCGGGCCACGAGAAGGCTCCGCTCAGCGCTGTGGGGCGGGGACCGCTCATTGGAGCGGGTTGCCGCCACGGTCGTGCCCGGGCTCGAGGAGTCGTACGCCGTCGCGGTGACTCGACTCGTTCTGGTCGGTCGCGCCGGCCTGCGCCTCCATGAGGAGGTGTTCCTAGCAGGCACGCGGCTCGCCCGCCGGCAAGCGGTGGGCGAACAGCGTGCGGAGCTGCTCTTGGAGTCGGCACTCGACCGCGCAGCTCTCAAGACTGTTCCGGCGCAGATCGCGGCGCAGATTGCGGCCGCCTGGAACACCGCTGGAGACCACGGACTCCGTGCCCGCGTCCAGCAGGCGGTTGAGGACCGCGCCCAGCGGCGCCGGAGGGATGTCGAAGGCCACCTCGCCGAACGCAAGGAAACAGACCGGTCCCGAGTGAACGAGAT harbors:
- the drmD gene encoding DISARM system SNF2-like helicase DrmD is translated as MIPRAAALPEVGQIVTVRGANWAVVDVQQQGLGRSTADDASAQLQHAVTLQSVQEDRLGHELRVVWELEQGRSASAHRGLPDELDPEKFDDPNRLAAFIDALRWGAITSADDGTVQAPFRSGANVEPYQLTPLKRALASPRANLLLADDVGLGKTIEAGLVIQELLLRHRARTVIVVCPAGLVFKWQDEMQEKFGLDFTVVNSDTMKEVRRSHGVHANPFTLFPRIIVSMAWLPGQRAQRQLRDAFAGSIHRFAFDILVVDEAHHIAPSSPVRTDKVGQERRGYAVDSQRTRAVREIAERSEHRLFLSATPHNGYTESFTALLEMIDPQRFVRGNKIDPAALEEVAVRRLKLDLKEAKGFVDRKVSQLPYTPSADESTAYDRLLAFTQRRDKAVAADGGSRSARDMATLLLKKRFFSSPVAFARTVDVYRDTRTRGLDVDFDLDYDEIFGPDADELEEGKTDQPELEALREAKSSLPPLTDADVEDLDWLSDWGHRFEGRPDSRLEALLSYIEGTLRSHGDWNNERLVVFTEYVDTLRWIRDILRQQGFEDERIEIIEGSTDAETRELIRARFNERPAKTPVRILLATDAAGEGIDLQNHCHRLVNFDIPFNPNRLEQRIGRVDRYGQTNAPDIRHFAPVMGGESALSKDVDLLARVALKIDQIMRDLGSANEIIAPDLQRQFGGDVIKSRRAQAEKDPIAGMMSGEKVLNAELARLEQNLSESRERLHLRPENLQRVVETAFELNHLPPLELVGSEDSDVPVFQLPNLDNSWEQVTRGLYTRLDQNKPRPIAFDPKVLTEDPNVVYMHLGSPLLQRATRRLRSALWGGDRSLERVAATVVPGLEESYAVAVTRLVLVGRAGLRLHEEVFLAGTRLARRQAVGEQRAELLLESALDRAALKTVPAQIAAQIAAAWNTAGDHGLRARVQQAVEDRAQRRRRDVEGHLAERKETDRSRVNEIFDRFAQTLRDALSEAEALEGDPQLGLFDDERRQSERDLREIRRRIDALDEERERELAAVEARFDDIRTWEFPAAVIFALAPRDLGNGLAIR
- a CDS encoding DLW-39 family protein; translation: MKKVLLAVFGVVGIVIAGKKLQESRAEQALWAEATDTLPKN